Proteins co-encoded in one Haloarcula pelagica genomic window:
- a CDS encoding ABC transporter substrate-binding protein: MRDYATRRRVLGALGAGLTGLAGCVSEDRGSGDGGDGSSGSDGSDGGSDMNGDGDSSSDGGSTGDGSSGTTSVSIGMLQPLSGDLAYYGQQSLWGFLSGLAYKAGDSPPAEPSTGELTMTVGDVEYTVYIRDTQFSADTAQTAATNLVENQGVDILAGCASSASASRVVTTVVNQASVPMMVGPAASAGITSNSETCGDLVYRASENTAMDARSGGKYVANETDVSSVYLFGADYSFGRAVVNNYKAVLQNEGVEIVGERFVEQGYAEWEGLLDNAEEAGAEGVVGGFTVATLPSMFNAFLSGEYSYRVFGGYATRITNSVVGGTMQNVLGEPLTQEKIRNSNLGPFTTRYHWNQYDNDINNTFVETYTDTYGVVPDLFTSGTFTGASAIHQAVQEGGSTEGPDIASALKGMTVTDTPKGEGGYTFQEYNNQARSAMTVADPIPTTDEWSENWGAAIMPGEPLSRIGADETTIPADSDQMDCSL; the protein is encoded by the coding sequence ATGAGAGATTATGCCACACGACGCCGTGTCCTGGGCGCACTCGGTGCCGGACTGACCGGGCTCGCTGGCTGTGTCAGCGAAGACCGTGGAAGCGGTGACGGCGGTGACGGGAGCAGCGGGAGCGACGGGAGCGACGGAGGATCAGACATGAACGGCGACGGCGACTCATCGAGTGACGGCGGGAGCACGGGCGACGGATCGAGCGGAACGACGAGCGTCTCGATCGGGATGTTACAGCCGCTGTCCGGGGACCTGGCCTACTACGGCCAGCAGTCGCTGTGGGGCTTCCTCTCGGGGCTTGCCTACAAGGCCGGCGACTCCCCGCCGGCCGAACCCAGCACCGGCGAATTGACGATGACCGTCGGGGATGTTGAGTATACGGTCTACATCCGCGACACGCAGTTCTCGGCCGACACCGCACAGACGGCCGCGACGAACCTCGTCGAGAACCAGGGCGTCGACATCCTCGCTGGGTGTGCGTCCTCCGCGTCGGCGAGTCGCGTCGTCACGACCGTCGTCAACCAGGCCAGCGTCCCGATGATGGTCGGCCCGGCCGCCTCCGCGGGGATCACCTCCAACAGCGAGACCTGCGGTGACCTGGTGTACCGGGCCAGCGAGAACACGGCGATGGACGCCCGTTCGGGCGGGAAGTACGTCGCCAACGAGACCGACGTATCGAGTGTCTACCTGTTCGGGGCCGACTACAGTTTCGGCCGCGCGGTCGTCAACAACTACAAGGCCGTCCTCCAGAACGAGGGCGTCGAGATCGTCGGCGAGCGGTTCGTCGAACAGGGGTACGCCGAGTGGGAAGGGCTCCTCGACAACGCCGAGGAAGCCGGCGCAGAGGGCGTCGTCGGCGGGTTCACCGTTGCGACGCTGCCCAGCATGTTCAACGCCTTCCTCTCGGGGGAGTACTCCTATCGGGTGTTCGGCGGCTACGCGACGCGGATCACCAACAGCGTCGTCGGCGGGACGATGCAGAACGTCCTGGGGGAGCCACTGACCCAGGAGAAGATCCGCAACTCGAACCTGGGGCCGTTTACGACCCGGTACCACTGGAACCAGTACGACAACGACATCAACAACACCTTCGTCGAGACCTACACCGACACGTACGGCGTCGTGCCGGACCTGTTCACTTCGGGGACGTTCACCGGAGCCTCGGCGATCCACCAGGCCGTCCAGGAGGGCGGTTCGACCGAGGGTCCCGACATCGCGAGCGCGTTGAAGGGGATGACCGTCACCGACACGCCGAAAGGCGAGGGCGGCTACACCTTCCAGGAGTACAACAACCAGGCCCGCTCGGCGATGACCGTCGCCGACCCCATCCCGACGACCGACGAGTGGTCGGAGAACTGGGGTGCGGCCATCATGCCGGGCGAGCCGCTGTCACGGATCGGCGCTGACGAGACGACGATCCCGGCAGACAGCGACCAGATGGACTGCTCGCTGTAA
- a CDS encoding branched-chain amino acid ABC transporter permease, translated as MIVETLADFLTVPELGTVVVNGLAKSALYVMIASGLTLIFGLMGVLNFAHGSLTMVGAYLAGLVMVTVVGQATGSVTRLAVFFVAILLVFGGLSVLGGAIETTLIRPLYDRPPIYQILLTFGLTLVIDEIVRIVLGVFGMQPISDWQAALATKPQFLREPAAVAGISVRWMAVFQILLGIVTVVGIWAFLTKTRYGLYIRAGSEDSEMAAALGIDVRQVFTVVFALGIGLAGAAGTLLMWDATWGASVPLAAETLLPAFIVVIVGGLGTFRGTVVAAVVVGMTDAVMTWWFQNYIQFTGLPELVLFLVLVVTLIVRPQGLFGVEEVGGH; from the coding sequence ATGATCGTCGAGACACTGGCGGACTTCCTGACGGTCCCGGAACTGGGAACCGTCGTCGTCAACGGACTCGCCAAGTCCGCGCTGTACGTGATGATCGCCAGCGGACTGACGCTGATCTTCGGGCTGATGGGCGTGTTGAACTTCGCACACGGCTCGCTGACGATGGTCGGCGCGTACCTGGCCGGGTTGGTGATGGTCACCGTCGTCGGGCAGGCGACCGGGTCGGTGACGCGGCTGGCGGTGTTTTTCGTCGCGATCCTGCTGGTCTTCGGTGGGCTCAGCGTCCTCGGCGGGGCCATCGAGACGACGCTCATCCGGCCGCTGTACGACCGCCCGCCGATCTACCAGATCCTGCTCACCTTCGGCCTGACGCTGGTGATCGACGAGATCGTCCGGATCGTCCTGGGCGTGTTCGGGATGCAGCCCATCTCGGACTGGCAGGCAGCCCTGGCGACGAAACCGCAGTTCCTCCGCGAGCCCGCGGCCGTCGCCGGGATCAGCGTCCGCTGGATGGCCGTCTTCCAGATCCTGCTGGGAATCGTCACCGTCGTGGGCATCTGGGCGTTCCTGACGAAGACCCGATACGGCCTGTACATCCGTGCCGGTAGCGAGGACTCGGAGATGGCCGCGGCGCTCGGCATCGACGTTCGCCAGGTGTTCACCGTCGTCTTCGCGCTGGGCATCGGACTGGCGGGCGCGGCCGGTACCCTGCTGATGTGGGACGCCACCTGGGGCGCGAGCGTCCCGCTGGCAGCGGAGACGCTCCTCCCTGCGTTCATCGTCGTCATCGTCGGCGGCCTGGGGACCTTCCGGGGAACCGTCGTCGCCGCCGTCGTCGTCGGGATGACCGACGCGGTGATGACCTGGTGGTTCCAGAACTACATCCAGTTCACCGGGCTGCCGGAACTGGTGCTGTTCCTGGTGCTCGTGGTGACGCTGATCGTCAGGCCACAGGGACTGTTCGGCGTCGAGGAGGTGGGGGGCCATTAG
- a CDS encoding branched-chain amino acid ABC transporter permease, protein MYHTLLNSPVQYEAEMLLPTVETMVGVLYFGLFAMSFDFISGYTGYLSFGHAAFYGTGAYTVILVANGKFPLLGPETPFMISLLVAGLLAVVVALLVGLVSFRLSGVYFAMITLGFAQVLYVFIRGWDYVARNPRDGPAVGPSHASGFDIGVPWVDQLNLAIGVLTGDEVSLLGTTLSGTTVSFYMVGLVVLVCYFAMQRIIHSPFGRVMIAIRENEERAVAIGYNTYVYKLAAFCMSGFFAGVAGALFAGFRRSASPENSFYFLVSGDALLASIIGGFGTLAGPLYGRLFDETVREFLSKSGQGGGLLPYLRLLLGEGTLSTPVVGGMTVGGLIDTLLNGHASLYVGIVFVLFVLYVPDGLLGTIRNRIGGTVADALPAKVWDDE, encoded by the coding sequence ATCTACCACACGCTGTTGAACTCGCCGGTCCAGTACGAGGCCGAGATGCTGTTACCGACCGTCGAGACGATGGTCGGCGTGCTGTACTTCGGCCTGTTCGCGATGTCCTTCGACTTCATCAGCGGCTACACCGGCTACCTCTCCTTTGGCCACGCGGCCTTCTACGGGACCGGTGCCTACACGGTCATCCTCGTCGCCAACGGGAAGTTCCCGCTCCTGGGCCCGGAGACCCCGTTCATGATCTCGCTGCTGGTCGCGGGGCTGTTGGCCGTGGTCGTCGCGCTGCTGGTTGGGCTGGTCTCGTTCCGGCTCTCCGGGGTCTACTTCGCGATGATCACGCTCGGGTTCGCCCAGGTGCTGTACGTGTTCATCCGGGGCTGGGACTACGTGGCACGCAACCCCCGTGACGGTCCCGCCGTGGGGCCGAGCCACGCCAGCGGCTTCGACATCGGCGTCCCCTGGGTCGACCAACTCAACCTCGCGATCGGTGTTCTCACCGGCGACGAGGTGTCCCTGCTGGGGACGACCCTGTCGGGGACGACCGTCTCGTTCTACATGGTCGGACTCGTCGTCCTGGTCTGTTACTTCGCGATGCAGCGGATCATCCACTCGCCCTTCGGCCGGGTGATGATCGCCATTCGCGAGAACGAGGAGCGGGCGGTCGCGATCGGCTACAACACCTACGTCTACAAGCTGGCCGCCTTCTGTATGAGCGGGTTCTTCGCGGGCGTCGCCGGCGCGCTGTTCGCCGGCTTCAGGCGCTCGGCAAGCCCCGAGAACTCGTTTTACTTCCTGGTCTCCGGTGACGCCCTCCTGGCGAGTATCATCGGCGGGTTCGGGACGCTGGCCGGCCCGCTGTACGGCCGGCTGTTCGACGAGACGGTCCGCGAGTTCCTCTCGAAGTCCGGCCAGGGCGGTGGCCTGCTCCCCTATCTCCGCCTGCTGCTCGGCGAGGGGACCCTCTCGACGCCGGTCGTCGGCGGGATGACCGTCGGCGGCCTCATCGACACCCTGTTGAACGGCCACGCCAGTCTCTACGTCGGTATCGTGTTCGTGTTGTTCGTCCTCTACGTCCCCGACGGCCTGCTGGGGACGATCCGAAACCGAATCGGCGGCACCGTCGCCGACGCTCTCCCGGCGAAGGTCTGGGACGACGAATGA
- the ppc gene encoding phosphoenolpyruvate carboxylase: MNLHARDLPQDVRELGELLGDVLETQSSTEAFEIVEDIRTSSIDYRRGDLETRESIGRTLDRLDPEMEGVVARAFTTYFELINLAEERQRVREIREASQAGTLEDSVGAAVEELADADIGSETVEQVLDDVFIEPTFTAHPTEARRKTVKAKLRSVANDLETLDEVRLTDREEDVVRRDVRSEVTSLWQTPQVRDRRPEVTDEALNIQWYLENVLFDVIDEVYDELEHAIDEEYDEEIDVPKLYEFRSWAGSDRDGNPFVTPEVTEETLERQRETVLPLYRDRLKALSGVLSQDASNITTDSRFDERLTEHKERLPGVAAEAEERYPDEPYRQKLKLMRESVLRVDDVRQGGYDSPEDLLKDLHTIAASLRDNDAAVIAESHVDPLIRKVDTFGFTLASLDLRDHRKMHTDAIAEAVDRQGIDYESMSEDERVEFLTEAILQDGPVVDMEDTDGLSEDSIRVLRRFRKTADWQNEFGVDAIDTYAISWCEEPSHVLEVLFLADQVGIVDLPGYCGLDIVPLLESEYALSGARRIMGTLFENEAYSQALEARNTVQEILLGYSDSNKENGYLAANWSLYNNQRRLANITDDFDVEMRLFHGRGGSISRGGGPMNDAMLALPNETVTGQIKFTEQGEAIAEKYANHDIAERNLEQMLNAQIRARHNAMEEPVEEVPETWVEAMETASDAARDEYQSLLETDGFVDYFEQATPITVIENLNMGSRPASRSEDRSVEDLRAIPWVFSWTQARCIIPGWYSIATGLNAYLDDGGDIETLQEMYQEWPFFKTKLDNASLALARTEMGIAEEYADLADDDLRERIFPRIREEYEETVDLVTQITQREGLLSREWLEENLERRNPYVDPLNLLQVRLLAQSHLTEEEKRTLRLTVQGIAAGMKNTG; this comes from the coding sequence ATGAATTTGCACGCCAGAGATCTCCCCCAGGATGTCAGGGAACTGGGCGAGTTGCTGGGCGACGTACTGGAGACGCAATCCTCCACCGAAGCGTTCGAGATCGTCGAAGATATCCGCACGTCGTCGATCGACTATCGGCGCGGCGACCTGGAGACGCGGGAGTCGATCGGGCGGACGCTTGACCGCCTCGATCCCGAGATGGAGGGGGTCGTCGCTCGGGCGTTTACCACCTACTTCGAACTGATCAACCTCGCCGAAGAGCGCCAGCGCGTCCGGGAGATCCGGGAGGCGAGCCAGGCCGGGACGCTCGAAGACAGCGTCGGCGCTGCGGTCGAAGAACTCGCGGACGCCGACATCGGCTCCGAGACGGTCGAACAGGTCCTCGACGACGTGTTCATCGAACCGACGTTCACCGCACACCCGACCGAGGCCCGCCGGAAGACGGTCAAGGCGAAGCTCCGAAGCGTGGCGAACGACCTCGAAACGCTCGACGAGGTCCGCCTGACCGACCGCGAGGAGGATGTCGTCCGACGGGACGTTCGCTCGGAAGTCACGAGCCTCTGGCAGACCCCCCAGGTCCGTGACCGCCGCCCGGAGGTCACCGACGAGGCGCTGAACATCCAGTGGTACCTCGAAAACGTCCTCTTCGATGTCATCGACGAGGTGTACGACGAACTGGAACACGCGATCGACGAGGAGTACGACGAGGAGATCGATGTCCCGAAGCTCTACGAGTTCCGCTCGTGGGCCGGCTCCGATCGGGACGGGAACCCCTTCGTCACGCCCGAGGTCACCGAGGAGACCCTGGAGCGCCAGCGCGAGACGGTGCTGCCGCTGTACCGTGATCGGCTGAAGGCGCTCTCCGGTGTCCTGAGCCAGGACGCCTCCAACATCACGACCGACAGCCGCTTCGACGAGCGCCTGACCGAACACAAGGAGCGCCTCCCCGGCGTCGCCGCCGAGGCCGAGGAGCGCTACCCGGACGAGCCCTACCGCCAGAAACTCAAGCTGATGCGCGAGTCGGTGCTACGCGTCGACGACGTGCGCCAGGGCGGCTACGACAGCCCGGAAGACCTGCTGAAGGACCTCCACACGATCGCCGCCAGCCTCCGTGACAACGACGCGGCGGTCATCGCCGAGTCCCACGTCGACCCCCTCATCCGGAAGGTCGACACGTTCGGGTTCACTCTGGCGAGCCTGGACCTCCGCGACCACCGCAAGATGCACACCGACGCCATCGCGGAGGCGGTCGACCGCCAGGGCATCGACTACGAGTCGATGTCCGAGGACGAGCGCGTCGAGTTCCTGACCGAGGCGATCCTCCAGGACGGCCCGGTCGTCGACATGGAGGACACCGACGGGCTCTCAGAGGACTCGATCCGCGTCCTCCGGCGGTTCCGCAAGACCGCCGACTGGCAAAACGAGTTCGGCGTCGACGCCATCGACACCTACGCGATCAGCTGGTGTGAGGAGCCCAGCCACGTGCTGGAAGTCCTCTTCCTGGCCGACCAGGTCGGGATCGTCGACCTCCCCGGCTACTGTGGGCTCGACATCGTCCCGCTGCTGGAATCGGAGTACGCCCTCTCGGGCGCCCGGCGGATCATGGGGACGCTGTTCGAGAACGAGGCCTACTCGCAGGCGCTTGAGGCCCGCAACACCGTTCAGGAGATCCTGCTCGGGTATTCGGACTCCAACAAGGAGAACGGCTACCTCGCGGCGAACTGGTCGCTGTACAACAACCAGCGGCGCCTGGCCAACATCACCGACGACTTCGACGTGGAGATGCGCCTGTTCCACGGCCGCGGCGGGTCGATTTCCCGCGGTGGAGGCCCGATGAACGACGCCATGCTGGCGCTGCCAAACGAGACGGTGACCGGCCAGATCAAGTTCACCGAACAGGGCGAGGCCATCGCCGAGAAGTACGCCAACCACGACATCGCGGAGCGGAACCTCGAACAGATGCTCAACGCCCAGATCCGGGCGCGCCACAACGCGATGGAAGAGCCGGTCGAGGAAGTCCCCGAAACGTGGGTCGAGGCAATGGAGACCGCCTCCGACGCCGCCCGCGACGAGTACCAGTCGCTGCTTGAGACCGACGGCTTCGTCGACTACTTCGAGCAGGCGACCCCGATCACGGTCATCGAGAACCTCAACATGGGCTCGCGCCCGGCCTCGCGCAGCGAGGACCGCAGCGTCGAGGACCTGCGTGCGATTCCGTGGGTGTTCTCCTGGACGCAGGCCCGCTGTATCATCCCCGGCTGGTACTCCATCGCCACCGGGCTGAACGCCTACCTCGACGACGGCGGCGACATCGAGACGCTCCAGGAGATGTACCAAGAGTGGCCCTTCTTCAAGACGAAACTCGACAACGCTTCCCTGGCGCTCGCTCGCACCGAGATGGGTATCGCCGAGGAGTACGCCGACCTCGCAGACGACGACCTCCGCGAGCGCATCTTCCCGCGGATCAGAGAGGAGTACGAGGAGACCGTCGATCTGGTCACGCAGATCACCCAGCGCGAGGGACTGCTCTCGCGTGAGTGGCTCGAAGAGAACCTCGAACGGCGTAATCCGTACGTCGACCCGCTGAACCTGCTGCAGGTCCGACTGCTGGCTCAGTCCCACCTCACCGAGGAGGAAAAGCGGACGCTGCGCCTGACCGTCCAGGGGATCGCCGCCGGCATGAAAAACACCGGATAA
- a CDS encoding universal stress protein, with protein sequence MALETILLAVGPNDKDRIEELASAVTDIAGPAGAEVIVAHVFTDDEYENVVDRLEFESVGEADPDQVADRHTTVRELLKRLDEADIETSVRGAVGNHGEQIVDLAEDVSADLVVVGGRKRSPTGKAVFGSTAQEVMLSAPCPVTFVRGED encoded by the coding sequence ATGGCACTCGAGACGATCCTGCTTGCCGTCGGCCCGAACGACAAAGACCGAATCGAAGAACTTGCCAGCGCCGTCACGGACATCGCCGGTCCCGCCGGTGCCGAGGTCATCGTCGCCCACGTCTTCACGGACGACGAGTACGAGAACGTCGTCGACCGACTCGAGTTCGAGTCCGTCGGCGAGGCCGACCCGGACCAGGTAGCCGACCGCCACACCACGGTCAGGGAACTGCTCAAGCGACTCGACGAGGCAGACATCGAGACATCCGTCCGCGGCGCCGTCGGTAACCACGGCGAACAGATCGTCGATCTCGCCGAGGATGTCAGTGCGGACCTCGTCGTCGTCGGTGGCCGGAAGCGCTCGCCGACGGGCAAGGCCGTCTTCGGGTCGACCGCTCAGGAAGTCATGCTGAGCGCTCCCTGTCCGGTCACGTTCGTCCGCGGCGAAGACTAA
- a CDS encoding helix-turn-helix domain-containing protein: MIDIALDMEQYDCPFIDTTADHEVAFAAMQWEFDQSVRELETRMVVEADGRDALDNGLEALQAHGNMNDLSLLRRQGEVAQIRTVIEETAAMRTIRGHDGYITGPFHIEAGSEVWHVGFDTSHDADRTLSDLDRDNEFDVVERENTGLPELQDVVQNAGAAMTLVNGCRDLSETERETLETAVSEGYFESPRGATLGNLADEFGVSKPAVSKNLRRGERKMIERVVEALDDIDE; the protein is encoded by the coding sequence ATGATTGACATTGCCCTGGACATGGAACAGTACGACTGTCCGTTCATCGACACCACTGCCGACCACGAGGTGGCGTTCGCGGCGATGCAGTGGGAGTTCGACCAGAGCGTCCGCGAGTTAGAGACGCGGATGGTCGTCGAAGCCGACGGCAGGGATGCACTCGACAACGGGCTGGAGGCGTTACAGGCACACGGAAACATGAACGACCTCTCGCTGTTGCGCCGGCAGGGCGAGGTCGCACAGATCAGGACGGTCATCGAGGAGACGGCGGCGATGCGGACGATCCGTGGACACGACGGCTACATCACCGGGCCGTTCCACATCGAGGCCGGCAGCGAGGTGTGGCACGTGGGCTTCGACACGAGCCACGACGCCGACCGGACCCTCTCGGACCTGGACCGTGACAACGAGTTCGACGTGGTCGAACGGGAGAACACCGGCCTCCCGGAGCTACAGGACGTGGTCCAGAACGCCGGCGCGGCGATGACGCTCGTCAACGGCTGTCGGGACCTCTCGGAGACCGAACGCGAGACGCTGGAGACGGCCGTCTCGGAGGGGTACTTCGAGAGCCCGCGGGGCGCGACCCTGGGGAACCTCGCCGACGAGTTCGGCGTCTCGAAACCGGCCGTCTCGAAGAACCTCCGGCGGGGCGAGCGCAAGATGATCGAACGCGTCGTCGAGGCGCTGGACGACATCGACGAGTAA
- a CDS encoding 3-oxoacyl-ACP synthase, translated as MTVHVTGLGTYLPDGTMTAADVADRSGIPEDVIREKMGLCGKHVCRPEEDHPSEMCVAAAREALADADVAADTLDMVRYHGSEYKDHVVWNAAAAVAEEIGATGAGATESYALCAGFPVALREAKALLAAEPATERILLVAASREEDLVDYTDDDTSFMFNFGSGATAAVVETDAEDRALARVRESASVTDGSFARDVIVPAGGTARPASHDTVETGAHSLRVPDHESMKERLAEESLPNFTSVATDALERSGYGVEEIDFAAITHMKRSFHEYLCSEFGLTADQHRYLDDYGHVQSCDQVLALDDCRDRLGDGDIVLCLAAGTGYTWAASVLEWTA; from the coding sequence ATGACCGTCCACGTCACCGGCCTGGGGACCTACCTCCCCGATGGGACGATGACCGCCGCGGACGTGGCCGACCGGAGCGGGATTCCCGAGGACGTGATCCGCGAGAAGATGGGGCTGTGCGGGAAACACGTCTGCCGGCCCGAGGAGGACCACCCCTCTGAGATGTGTGTCGCCGCGGCCCGCGAGGCGCTCGCCGACGCCGATGTCGCCGCCGACACGCTCGATATGGTCCGGTACCACGGCAGCGAGTACAAAGACCACGTGGTCTGGAACGCCGCGGCCGCCGTGGCCGAGGAGATCGGCGCGACCGGCGCCGGCGCGACCGAGAGCTACGCGCTCTGTGCCGGCTTTCCCGTCGCGCTCCGGGAGGCGAAGGCCCTGCTCGCGGCCGAGCCAGCGACCGAGCGGATTCTGCTCGTCGCCGCCAGCCGCGAGGAGGACCTCGTCGACTACACGGACGACGATACGTCGTTCATGTTCAACTTCGGCAGCGGTGCGACGGCCGCGGTCGTCGAGACCGACGCCGAAGACCGAGCGCTGGCCCGCGTCCGCGAGAGCGCGAGCGTGACCGACGGCAGTTTCGCCCGGGACGTGATCGTCCCCGCCGGCGGGACCGCGCGGCCGGCGAGCCACGACACGGTCGAGACCGGCGCACACTCCCTTCGGGTGCCCGACCATGAGTCGATGAAAGAACGGCTCGCCGAGGAGAGTCTGCCGAACTTCACGTCGGTCGCCACGGACGCCCTCGAACGGTCGGGCTACGGAGTCGAGGAGATCGACTTCGCCGCGATCACCCACATGAAACGGTCCTTCCACGAGTACCTCTGTTCGGAGTTCGGGCTGACAGCGGACCAGCACCGGTATCTGGACGACTACGGCCACGTCCAGAGCTGTGATCAGGTGCTCGCGCTCGACGACTGCCGTGACCGCCTCGGCGACGGCGATATCGTCCTCTGTCTGGCGGCCGGCACCGGCTACACCTGGGCCGCGAGCGTCCTAGAGTGGACCGCGTAA
- a CDS encoding ABC transporter ATP-binding protein: MSLLELSDVNTYYGDSHILQGVDLAVEEGEVVALVGRNGVGKTTTLRSILQLNPPREGEITFRGDSLVGLETHEVADRGVGWIPEERRIFGQLTVEENLRAAIPDTDSIAEGLALAFDAFPILEERRRQEAGTLSGGQQQMLAIARGLVGENDLLLVDEPSEGLAPQIVADVAEALSEASAEATILLVEQNLPLALDLSDRFYIVDHGVVVDDGDSDAVSADDERFRRYLSA, translated from the coding sequence GTGAGCCTGCTCGAACTCTCCGACGTGAACACCTACTACGGCGACAGCCACATCCTCCAGGGGGTCGATCTAGCCGTCGAGGAGGGGGAAGTCGTCGCACTGGTCGGGCGAAACGGCGTCGGGAAGACGACGACGCTGCGCTCGATCCTCCAGTTGAACCCGCCACGCGAGGGCGAGATCACGTTCCGGGGCGACTCACTGGTCGGCCTGGAGACCCACGAGGTCGCCGACCGCGGCGTCGGCTGGATCCCCGAGGAGCGGCGGATCTTCGGGCAGTTGACCGTCGAGGAGAACCTCCGAGCGGCGATTCCCGACACGGATTCGATCGCCGAAGGACTGGCCCTGGCTTTCGACGCCTTCCCGATCCTCGAAGAGCGCCGCCGACAGGAAGCGGGGACGCTCTCCGGGGGCCAACAGCAGATGCTCGCCATCGCCCGCGGACTCGTCGGCGAGAACGACCTCCTGCTTGTCGACGAGCCAAGCGAGGGACTGGCGCCACAGATCGTCGCCGACGTGGCGGAGGCACTCTCCGAAGCGAGTGCCGAAGCGACGATCCTCCTCGTCGAGCAGAACCTCCCGCTGGCGCTCGATCTCTCCGATCGGTTCTACATCGTGGACCACGGCGTCGTCGTCGACGACGGCGACTCCGACGCGGTCTCAGCCGACGACGAGCGGTTCAGGAGGTATCTCTCGGCATGA
- a CDS encoding ABC transporter ATP-binding protein: protein MLRTRGLTKEFGGLTAVDDVSFELGDELCSLIGPNGAGKTTFFNLLTGVLAPTEGTVELRRSGQWDDITDAAPHETAQRGIHRSYQVTSVFPNSTVLENVRVAEQARGSDSTRFWRNVDHFEEHTERAHEILERVGLDDRAHDPPSTLSHGAKRKLEVGMALAGDPSVLLLDEPNAGVSSESVDEVRALIEDVAEDHAVLLVEHNMDIVMDVSERVVVLHQGAVIADGPPAEVRANPDVQSAYLGGYEPGSLDDADEPADEGGVV, encoded by the coding sequence ATGCTCAGGACGCGGGGTCTCACGAAGGAGTTCGGCGGGCTGACCGCCGTCGACGACGTATCGTTCGAACTCGGCGACGAACTGTGCTCGCTCATCGGGCCCAACGGTGCCGGCAAGACGACGTTCTTCAACCTCCTCACGGGGGTGTTGGCCCCGACGGAGGGGACCGTCGAACTCCGGCGGAGCGGCCAGTGGGACGATATCACCGACGCGGCACCACACGAGACGGCCCAGCGAGGCATCCACCGCTCGTACCAGGTCACGTCGGTGTTCCCCAACAGCACCGTCCTGGAGAACGTCCGCGTGGCCGAACAGGCCCGCGGGAGCGACTCGACGCGGTTCTGGCGCAACGTCGACCACTTCGAAGAGCACACCGAGCGCGCACACGAAATCCTCGAACGAGTGGGCCTAGACGACCGCGCCCACGACCCGCCCAGCACGCTCAGCCACGGCGCCAAGCGGAAACTGGAGGTCGGGATGGCACTCGCCGGCGATCCGTCGGTGCTGTTGCTCGACGAACCCAACGCCGGCGTCTCCTCCGAGAGCGTCGACGAGGTCCGTGCCCTCATCGAGGACGTAGCCGAGGACCACGCCGTGTTGCTTGTCGAACACAACATGGACATCGTGATGGATGTCTCCGAGCGGGTCGTCGTCCTCCACCAGGGCGCGGTCATCGCGGACGGTCCGCCGGCGGAGGTCCGTGCGAACCCCGATGTCCAGTCGGCGTATCTCGGTGGCTACGAACCCGGGAGTCTCGACGACGCCGACGAGCCTGCCGACGAGGGTGGTGTCGTGTGA